A stretch of Pseudomonas sp. LRP2-20 DNA encodes these proteins:
- the tyrS gene encoding tyrosine--tRNA ligase: protein MKSVEEQLALIKRGAEEVLVESELVEKLKRGQPLRIKAGFDPTAPDLHLGHTVLINKLRQFQELGHQVIFLIGDFTGMIGDPSGKSATRPPLTREQVLENAETYKQQVFKILDPAKTEVAFNSTWMDRLTPADFIRLASQYTVARMLERDDFDKRYTTNQPIAIHEFLYPLVQGYDSVALKADVELGGTDQKFNLLMGRELQRAYGQEAQNIVTMPLLEGLDGVKKMSKSLGNYVGIQEAPGVMYSKLVSIPDTLMWRYFELLSFRSMQEIDQFRADVANGANPRDIKIKLAEEIVARFHGEEAAANAHRAAGNRMKEGELPEDLPEIEVAAAEDLPIAAVLNRAGLVKNSAQARDLLSGGAVKVDGAVVDKDFIFVLGATHVCQAGKKSFGRVTLKAE, encoded by the coding sequence ATGAAGTCGGTTGAAGAGCAGCTGGCGCTTATCAAGCGCGGTGCGGAAGAGGTGTTGGTCGAGTCGGAACTGGTCGAGAAGCTCAAGCGCGGCCAGCCACTGCGTATCAAGGCAGGCTTCGACCCGACTGCACCTGACCTTCATTTGGGGCACACAGTACTGATCAACAAGCTGCGCCAGTTCCAGGAGCTGGGGCATCAGGTCATCTTCCTGATCGGTGACTTCACCGGCATGATCGGTGATCCGAGCGGCAAGAGCGCCACGCGTCCGCCGCTGACCCGCGAGCAGGTGCTGGAAAACGCCGAGACCTACAAGCAGCAGGTGTTCAAGATTCTCGACCCGGCCAAGACCGAGGTTGCGTTCAACTCCACCTGGATGGACCGGCTGACCCCGGCCGACTTCATTCGTCTGGCATCGCAGTACACCGTTGCGCGCATGCTCGAGCGTGATGACTTCGACAAGCGCTACACCACCAACCAGCCGATCGCCATCCACGAGTTCCTCTACCCGCTGGTGCAGGGTTATGACTCCGTGGCGCTGAAGGCTGATGTGGAGCTGGGCGGTACCGACCAGAAGTTCAACCTGCTGATGGGGCGCGAGTTGCAGCGCGCTTATGGTCAGGAAGCACAGAACATCGTGACCATGCCATTGCTCGAAGGGCTTGATGGCGTGAAGAAGATGTCCAAGTCGCTGGGCAACTATGTCGGCATTCAGGAAGCGCCGGGCGTGATGTACAGCAAGCTGGTGTCGATCCCGGATACCCTGATGTGGCGTTACTTCGAGCTGCTGAGCTTCCGTTCGATGCAAGAGATCGATCAGTTCCGGGCCGACGTTGCCAATGGCGCCAACCCGCGTGACATCAAGATCAAGCTGGCTGAAGAGATCGTTGCGCGCTTCCATGGTGAAGAGGCGGCGGCTAACGCTCACCGTGCTGCGGGTAACCGTATGAAGGAAGGTGAGCTGCCGGAAGATCTGCCGGAAATCGAAGTGGCTGCTGCTGAAGATTTGCCAATCGCCGCCGTGCTGAATCGCGCGGGCCTGGTGAAGAACTCGGCACAGGCGCGTGACCTGCTCAGTGGTGGTGCGGTGAAGGTCGATGGTGCGGTGGTCGACAAGGACTTCATCTTTGTCCTTGGTGCGACGCATGTGTGCCAGGCAGGCAAGAAGTCGTTTGGCCGGGTTACCCTGAAGGCTGAGTGA
- a CDS encoding peptidoglycan DD-metalloendopeptidase family protein produces MTNETPKAPPLYPKSHLLAASGIAALLSLALLVFPSSEVEAKKTTLSLELESPAEQLKDESSAAPLVQTQGDQGSPFAQIDEAQTNTEQAAKEAPATEKKPEVKEPGHREVTVARGDTLSTLFAKVGLPTNAVHDLLASNKQAKQFSQLKHGQVLQFELDKDGQLASLHSKVSNLETIRLTKTAKGYTFDREISKPVVRTAYAHGVIKSSLSASAQRAGLSHSMTMDMAKVLGYDIDFAQDIRPGDEFDVVYEQKVMDGKVVGTGSILSARFTNRGKTYTAVRYTNKQGNTSYYTADGNSLRKAFIRTPVDFARISSRFSAGRKHPILNKIRAHKGVDYAAPRGTPIKAAGDGRIELAGRRGGYGNTVIIAHGNSYKTLYGHMQGFAKGIKTGSNVKQGQIIGYIGTTGLSTGPHLHYEFQVNGVHVDPLSQKVPMADPIAKNERQRFLQQSQPLIARMDQEKATMLAANKR; encoded by the coding sequence ATGACCAACGAAACGCCTAAAGCGCCCCCGCTTTATCCGAAAAGCCATCTGTTGGCCGCCAGCGGCATCGCCGCCCTGCTCAGCCTGGCACTGCTGGTATTCCCCTCCAGCGAAGTCGAAGCCAAGAAGACCACCCTCAGCCTGGAGCTGGAAAGCCCGGCCGAACAGCTGAAGGACGAATCCAGCGCTGCCCCGCTGGTACAGACTCAAGGCGATCAGGGGTCTCCCTTCGCGCAGATCGACGAGGCTCAAACCAACACCGAGCAGGCCGCAAAAGAGGCGCCTGCCACCGAGAAAAAGCCTGAAGTCAAAGAACCTGGTCACCGCGAAGTGACCGTAGCCCGCGGCGATACACTGTCCACCTTGTTCGCCAAGGTCGGCCTGCCAACCAACGCAGTGCACGACCTGCTGGCCAGCAACAAGCAAGCCAAGCAGTTCAGCCAGCTCAAGCATGGCCAGGTGCTGCAGTTCGAACTCGACAAGGATGGCCAACTGGCCAGCCTGCACAGCAAGGTCAGCAACCTTGAAACCATCCGCCTGACCAAGACCGCCAAGGGTTACACCTTCGATCGCGAGATCAGCAAACCAGTGGTCCGTACCGCCTACGCTCACGGCGTCATCAAGAGTTCGCTGTCGGCTTCGGCCCAGCGCGCCGGCCTGTCCCACAGCATGACCATGGACATGGCCAAGGTCTTGGGTTACGACATTGATTTCGCCCAGGATATCCGTCCTGGCGACGAGTTCGACGTGGTCTACGAGCAGAAGGTGATGGATGGCAAGGTGGTTGGCACCGGCAGCATCCTGTCCGCGCGCTTCACCAACCGCGGCAAGACCTACACCGCCGTGCGCTACACCAACAAACAGGGCAACACCAGCTACTACACCGCCGACGGCAACAGCCTGCGCAAGGCGTTCATCCGTACCCCGGTCGACTTCGCCCGCATCAGCTCGCGCTTCTCCGCCGGCCGCAAACACCCCATCCTGAACAAGATCCGTGCGCACAAGGGCGTGGACTACGCCGCCCCGCGGGGCACCCCCATCAAGGCAGCGGGCGATGGCCGCATCGAGCTGGCTGGGCGCCGCGGCGGTTACGGCAACACCGTGATCATTGCCCACGGCAACAGCTACAAGACCCTTTACGGTCACATGCAGGGCTTTGCCAAGGGCATCAAGACCGGCAGCAACGTTAAACAGGGCCAGATCATCGGTTACATCGGCACCACTGGCCTGTCGACCGGCCCGCACCTGCACTACGAGTTCCAGGTCAACGGCGTGCACGTCGACCCGCTGAGCCAGAAGGTGCCGATGGCAGACCCGATCGCCAAGAATGAACGCCAGCGTTTCCTGCAGCAAAGCCAGCCACTGATCGCCCGCATGGACCAGGAAAAGGCCACCATGCTCGCGGCGAACAAGCGCTGA
- a CDS encoding anhydro-N-acetylmuramic acid kinase: MALYLGVMSGTSLDGLDIALIEQGEQLQLLATHYLPMPDDLRQDLLSLCSSGPDEIARAALAENCWASLAAEGVRQLLGQQGLQAEAIRAIGSHGQTIRHEPARGFTVQIGNPALLAELTGISVVADFRRRDVAAGGQGAPLVPAFHEALFSHLGQRLAILNVGGFSNLSLIERDKPVHGFDCGPGNVLMDAWIERKRGQAYDANGAWAASGNVQDDLLSSLLSDPFFAGSGPKSTGREVFNLPWLDSHLTRLPAYREADVQATLLELTARSIIESLLNAQQGTEALLVCGGGARNGALMARLAELLPQTRVTSTGAQGVDPDWVEAMAFAWLAHCCLEGIAANRPSVTAAKGPRVLGAIYPA, encoded by the coding sequence ATGGCGCTTTACCTGGGGGTAATGTCCGGTACCAGCCTCGACGGCCTGGACATCGCCCTGATCGAACAAGGCGAGCAGCTGCAACTGCTCGCCACTCATTACCTGCCGATGCCGGACGACCTGCGTCAGGATCTGCTCAGCCTGTGCAGCAGCGGCCCAGACGAGATTGCCCGCGCCGCCCTGGCAGAAAACTGCTGGGCCAGCCTGGCAGCTGAAGGTGTACGGCAATTGCTCGGCCAGCAAGGGCTGCAGGCCGAGGCCATCCGAGCCATCGGCAGCCACGGCCAGACCATCCGTCATGAGCCGGCTCGCGGTTTCACCGTGCAGATCGGCAACCCGGCGCTGCTGGCCGAACTCACCGGTATCAGCGTGGTCGCCGACTTCCGTCGTCGCGATGTGGCGGCGGGCGGCCAGGGCGCACCACTGGTGCCGGCCTTCCATGAAGCCCTGTTCAGCCACCTTGGCCAGCGCCTGGCGATTCTCAATGTGGGTGGTTTCAGCAACCTGAGCCTGATCGAGCGCGACAAGCCCGTGCATGGCTTCGACTGCGGGCCAGGCAACGTGCTGATGGATGCCTGGATCGAGCGCAAGCGTGGCCAGGCCTATGATGCCAATGGCGCCTGGGCTGCCAGTGGCAACGTGCAAGACGATTTGCTGAGCAGCCTGCTGAGTGACCCGTTCTTCGCAGGCAGCGGCCCGAAAAGCACCGGCCGCGAGGTGTTCAACCTGCCCTGGCTGGATAGCCACTTGACGCGTCTGCCGGCCTACCGTGAAGCAGATGTCCAGGCCACGCTCCTGGAGCTGACCGCGCGCAGCATCATCGAATCGCTACTGAACGCCCAGCAAGGCACCGAGGCGCTGCTGGTATGCGGCGGCGGCGCTCGCAATGGGGCCCTGATGGCTCGCCTTGCCGAACTGTTGCCACAGACCCGGGTCACCAGCACCGGCGCACAGGGCGTGGACCCGGACTGGGTCGAGGCCATGGCCTTTGCCTGGCTCGCCCACTGCTGCCTCGAGGGCATTGCCGCCAATCGCCCAAGCGTGACTGCGGCCAAGGGCCCACGCGTGCTCGGCGCGATCTACCCAGCCTGA
- the erpA gene encoding iron-sulfur cluster insertion protein ErpA — translation MSVETFTPTALEFTHGAAQKVKNLVSEEGNDRLKLRVFVTGGGCSGFQYGFTFDEDVAEDDTIVEREGVSLVVDPMSFQYLAGAEVDYQEGLEGSRFVIKNPNAATTCGCGSSFSI, via the coding sequence ATGAGCGTCGAAACCTTCACCCCTACGGCTTTGGAATTCACCCATGGCGCCGCGCAAAAGGTGAAGAACCTGGTTTCCGAGGAAGGCAATGACCGCCTGAAGCTGCGCGTGTTCGTCACCGGTGGCGGCTGCTCGGGCTTCCAGTATGGTTTCACCTTCGATGAAGACGTGGCCGAAGATGACACCATTGTCGAACGTGAGGGTGTTTCGCTGGTAGTCGACCCGATGAGCTTCCAGTACCTGGCCGGTGCCGAAGTGGACTACCAGGAAGGCCTGGAAGGTTCGCGTTTCGTGATCAAGAACCCGAATGCCGCGACGACCTGCGGTTGCGGTTCTTCGTTCTCGATCTGA
- the argC gene encoding N-acetyl-gamma-glutamyl-phosphate reductase, translating to MIKVGIVGGTGYTGVELLRLLAQHPQAEVAVITSRSEAGVAVADMYPNLRGHYDGLAFSVPDSKTLAACDVVFFATPHGVAHALAGELLAAGTKVIDLSADFRLQDATEWGKWYGQPHGAPELLKDAVYGLPEVNREKIRQARLIAVPGCYPTATQLGFLPLLEAGLADPSRLIADCKSGVSGAGRGAAVGSLFCEAGESMKAYAVKGHRHLPEISQGLRLAAGKDIGLTFVPHLTPMIRGIHATLYATVADTSVDLQALFEKRYADEPFVDVMPAGSHPETRSVRGANVCRIAVHRPQGGDLVVVLSVIDNLVKGASGQAVQNLNILFGLDERMGLSHAGLLP from the coding sequence ATGATCAAGGTCGGTATCGTCGGCGGCACGGGTTACACCGGCGTCGAACTGTTGCGTCTGCTGGCACAGCATCCACAGGCCGAAGTGGCGGTCATCACTTCGCGCTCCGAGGCGGGCGTGGCGGTCGCCGACATGTATCCGAACCTGCGCGGCCACTACGACGGCCTGGCTTTCAGCGTGCCGGACAGCAAGACCCTGGCCGCTTGCGACGTGGTGTTCTTCGCCACCCCGCACGGTGTCGCCCACGCCCTGGCTGGCGAACTTTTGGCCGCCGGGACCAAGGTCATCGACCTGTCGGCGGACTTCCGCCTGCAGGACGCGACCGAATGGGGCAAGTGGTATGGTCAGCCGCATGGTGCTCCTGAGCTGCTCAAGGACGCCGTCTACGGCCTGCCTGAAGTCAACCGTGAAAAGATCCGCCAGGCGCGCTTGATTGCCGTGCCAGGCTGCTATCCGACTGCCACCCAGTTGGGTTTCCTGCCGTTGCTCGAAGCCGGTCTGGCCGACCCGTCGCGGCTGATTGCCGACTGCAAGTCGGGCGTCAGTGGCGCGGGCCGTGGCGCCGCGGTCGGTTCGCTGTTCTGTGAAGCAGGCGAAAGCATGAAGGCCTACGCGGTCAAGGGGCACCGCCATTTGCCTGAAATCAGCCAGGGCCTGCGCCTGGCTGCCGGCAAGGACATCGGCCTGACCTTCGTGCCGCACCTGACGCCAATGATCCGCGGTATCCACGCCACCCTGTACGCGACCGTCGCGGATACGTCGGTCGACCTGCAGGCGCTGTTCGAGAAGCGCTACGCCGATGAGCCGTTCGTCGACGTGATGCCGGCCGGCAGCCACCCGGAAACCCGTAGCGTGCGTGGTGCCAACGTCTGCCGCATTGCCGTTCATCGCCCGCAGGGTGGTGACCTGGTGGTGGTGTTGTCGGTGATCGACAACCTGGTCAAGGGCGCGTCGGGCCAGGCGGTGCAGAACCTCAACATCCTGTTCGGCCTGGATGAGCGCATGGGCCTGTCCCACGCCGGCCTGCTGCCATAA
- the hemJ gene encoding protoporphyrinogen oxidase HemJ, with translation MLYLWIKALHIVSVVCWFAGLFYLPRLFVYHAQSQDSISQERFVTMERKLYRGIMNPAMIATYVFGAWMLYLTPGWLSQGWLHAKLTLVILLTGYHHICGAQRKRFAAGTNTRSHVYYRWFNEVPVLFLLGIVILVVVKPF, from the coding sequence ATGCTTTACCTATGGATCAAAGCGCTGCATATCGTCAGCGTGGTCTGCTGGTTCGCCGGCCTGTTCTACCTGCCCAGGCTGTTCGTCTACCACGCCCAGAGCCAGGACAGCATCAGCCAGGAACGCTTTGTCACCATGGAGCGCAAGCTGTACCGCGGGATCATGAACCCGGCAATGATCGCCACTTACGTGTTCGGCGCCTGGATGCTCTACCTCACCCCTGGCTGGCTGAGCCAAGGCTGGCTACATGCCAAGCTCACCCTGGTGATTCTGCTGACCGGCTACCATCACATCTGTGGTGCCCAGCGTAAACGCTTCGCCGCTGGCACCAACACCCGTAGTCACGTGTACTACCGCTGGTTCAACGAAGTACCGGTGCTGTTCCTGCTGGGCATCGTGATTCTCGTGGTGGTCAAACCGTTCTGA
- a CDS encoding NAD(P)H-dependent flavin oxidoreductase has product MPLPASLEQRLRLPVVAAPMFLISNPQLVLACCGSGVVGSFPALNQRDSAGFKAWLEEIEAGLAQLQAPAPYAVNLIVHPTNPRLQADLALCVEHRVPIVITSLGAVKEVVDAVHGYGGLVFHDVTTRRHAEKAAEAGVDGLIAVAAGAGGHAGTWSPFALVAEIRQFFDKTLLLAGCINHGHEVLAAQLLGADLAYMGTRFIATQESHAQNGYKQMLLDAQAADIIHTPAVSGIPASFLRPSLEQAGYDMAALKSGHEQGKLKPIDDEAKAWKTVWSAGQGVGEIHDLPAAATLIERLRGEYRDALAFPGIARQDRVAKGNNSPGQAVH; this is encoded by the coding sequence ATGCCCCTGCCTGCTTCGCTCGAACAACGCTTGCGCCTGCCTGTGGTCGCAGCGCCGATGTTCCTGATTTCCAACCCTCAGTTGGTACTGGCCTGCTGCGGCAGCGGCGTGGTCGGCAGCTTTCCGGCACTGAACCAGCGTGACAGCGCCGGCTTCAAGGCCTGGCTGGAGGAAATCGAGGCAGGCCTGGCGCAGTTGCAGGCGCCAGCGCCCTATGCGGTAAACCTGATCGTGCACCCGACCAACCCACGCTTGCAGGCCGACCTGGCACTGTGCGTCGAGCATCGCGTGCCCATCGTCATCACCAGTCTTGGCGCCGTGAAGGAAGTGGTGGATGCGGTGCATGGCTACGGCGGCCTGGTGTTTCACGACGTAACCACCCGCCGGCACGCCGAAAAAGCCGCCGAGGCTGGCGTCGATGGCCTGATCGCCGTGGCAGCGGGCGCCGGCGGGCATGCTGGAACCTGGAGCCCGTTCGCCCTGGTGGCCGAAATTCGCCAGTTCTTCGACAAGACCTTGCTGCTGGCCGGCTGCATCAACCACGGCCACGAGGTTCTTGCCGCACAGTTGCTCGGTGCCGATCTGGCCTACATGGGTACACGCTTCATCGCCACCCAGGAAAGCCATGCCCAGAACGGTTACAAGCAGATGCTGCTCGATGCCCAGGCTGCCGACATCATCCACACGCCTGCCGTGTCCGGTATCCCGGCCAGCTTCCTGCGCCCCAGCCTGGAACAGGCCGGCTATGACATGGCGGCACTGAAGTCCGGGCACGAGCAAGGCAAGCTCAAGCCGATCGACGACGAAGCCAAGGCCTGGAAAACCGTCTGGTCCGCCGGCCAGGGCGTAGGCGAGATCCATGACCTGCCCGCAGCCGCCACACTGATCGAGCGCCTGCGCGGCGAGTACCGCGACGCCCTAGCGTTCCCAGGCATTGCGCGCCAAGACCGTGTAGCAAAAGGCAACAACTCGCCTGGCCAGGCTGTACACTAG
- a CDS encoding SDR family NAD(P)-dependent oxidoreductase, whose protein sequence is MTRYAMITGASSGLGLALAEALARRGRNLILVARHRETLEPVALELAQRFGVEVLLRACDLSQPLRLSGFVLELEEGERRIDLLVNCAGQRTYGPFLAHEWADEQDLLEVNILALSRLCHAIGNLMAVQGGGQILNVAGLAAVAPGPGMATYAASKAYVMSFSEALREELKPTGIKVSVLCPGPVRSSRRRIPRLEGNSRCLSPEEVALFTVRALARNRAVIMPVRRNRWLAFAPRLLPRWLARKLAGFIHRRYCPVGME, encoded by the coding sequence ATGACCCGTTACGCCATGATCACCGGTGCTTCCAGCGGCCTGGGCCTGGCCCTGGCGGAAGCCCTGGCACGGCGCGGGCGTAACCTGATCCTGGTAGCACGCCATCGAGAAACGCTGGAGCCGGTCGCACTCGAACTGGCCCAGCGCTTCGGCGTCGAAGTGCTGCTGCGCGCCTGCGACCTCAGCCAGCCCCTGCGCCTGTCGGGTTTCGTACTGGAACTGGAAGAAGGCGAGCGACGTATCGACCTGCTGGTCAACTGCGCCGGCCAACGTACCTACGGCCCTTTCCTGGCCCACGAATGGGCCGACGAGCAGGACCTGCTGGAGGTCAATATCCTTGCCCTGAGCCGCCTGTGCCATGCCATTGGCAACCTGATGGCGGTGCAAGGCGGCGGGCAGATTCTCAACGTCGCCGGCCTGGCCGCCGTCGCGCCAGGCCCGGGCATGGCCACCTATGCCGCCAGCAAGGCCTATGTGATGAGCTTCAGCGAAGCGCTGCGCGAAGAGCTCAAGCCTACCGGCATCAAGGTATCGGTACTTTGCCCCGGCCCGGTACGCTCGTCGCGCCGGCGCATCCCCAGGCTTGAAGGCAACAGCCGTTGCCTGAGCCCTGAAGAAGTGGCGTTGTTCACCGTGCGCGCCCTGGCCAGGAATCGCGCAGTGATCATGCCAGTACGGCGCAATCGCTGGCTGGCCTTCGCTCCGCGCCTGCTGCCACGCTGGCTGGCGCGCAAGCTGGCCGGCTTCATCCACCGCCGCTACTGCCCGGTCGGCATGGAATAG
- a CDS encoding histidine triad nucleotide-binding protein has translation MEDLFIKIINREIPAKIIYEDDQVLAFHDIAPQAPVHFLVIPKKHIRTLNDLTEEDKGLAGHILFTAQRLAKELGCEEGFRVVMNCNEQGGQTVYHIHMHVLGQRQMNWPPG, from the coding sequence GTGGAAGATTTATTCATCAAGATCATCAACCGGGAGATCCCGGCGAAGATCATTTACGAGGACGACCAGGTTCTGGCGTTCCACGACATCGCGCCGCAGGCGCCGGTGCATTTTCTGGTCATCCCGAAGAAGCACATCCGCACCCTCAACGACCTGACCGAAGAGGACAAGGGCCTGGCCGGTCACATCCTGTTCACCGCCCAGCGCCTGGCGAAAGAACTGGGCTGCGAGGAAGGCTTCCGGGTGGTCATGAACTGCAACGAGCAAGGCGGCCAGACCGTGTATCACATCCACATGCACGTGCTTGGCCAGCGCCAGATGAACTGGCCGCCGGGCTGA
- the coq7 gene encoding 2-polyprenyl-3-methyl-6-methoxy-1,4-benzoquinone monooxygenase: MATERHYSPLDRLLLQADTAMRTLLPFSGQPSRPSPAIIQPDTELDDNQTRHIAGLMRINHTGEVCAQALYQGQALTAKLPEVRKAMEQAAEEEIDHLAWCEQRIRQLGSHPSVLNPLFYGMSFGIGALAGLVSDKVSLGFVAATEHQVCKHLDEHLEQLPQQDEKSRAILEQMRVDEEQHAESALEAGGYRFPLPVRFGMSLLAKVMTKSTYRI, translated from the coding sequence ATGGCCACCGAACGTCACTACTCGCCGCTCGACCGCTTGTTGCTGCAGGCCGATACCGCCATGCGCACCTTGCTGCCCTTCAGCGGCCAACCATCCCGCCCGTCGCCGGCGATCATCCAGCCGGATACCGAACTGGACGACAACCAGACCCGCCACATCGCCGGGCTCATGCGCATCAACCACACCGGCGAAGTCTGCGCGCAGGCGCTGTATCAGGGCCAGGCGTTGACCGCCAAGCTGCCGGAAGTACGCAAGGCCATGGAACAGGCAGCCGAAGAAGAAATCGACCATCTGGCCTGGTGCGAACAACGCATCCGCCAGCTGGGCAGCCACCCAAGCGTGCTCAACCCGCTGTTCTACGGCATGTCGTTCGGCATCGGCGCCCTCGCCGGCCTGGTCAGCGACAAGGTCAGCCTCGGTTTCGTCGCCGCCACCGAGCATCAGGTATGCAAGCACCTGGACGAACACCTGGAGCAGCTCCCCCAGCAGGACGAAAAGTCCCGCGCCATCCTTGAACAGATGCGCGTGGATGAAGAGCAGCATGCCGAGTCCGCACTCGAAGCTGGCGGCTATCGCTTCCCGTTGCCGGTGCGTTTCGGCATGAGCCTGCTGGCCAAGGTCATGACCAAGAGCACCTACCGCATCTGA
- a CDS encoding DUF2157 domain-containing protein encodes MTDRIDAKDLARAVQAGILQPGQDQALLAFLRQQPPARGSFQLAHVAFYFGALLIMGAMGWLLTEAWMTIGDGALLAVAILYIVLLTSFALTLQRRKQAVAAGVLAAVAVSIVPLVVFAIERLTGWWPLDDAQADFHQYYTYVQGGWLLMEAATVVAGLLMLRLIPYPFVVMPIAVALWFMSMDLSEWVYGSPFSWEQRRTVSLWFGLGLLLVFLVVDGRTREDYAHWGYLAGLAAFWGGLTMMESDSELGKALYCLINLGLMGMAVLLRRPVFMVFGALGVAAYLGYLSYEVFAESLLFPVVLTLIGLGVIGLGLGYQKRREQLSQAVRSSLPEWLLTALPALRD; translated from the coding sequence ATGACGGACCGTATCGACGCCAAGGACCTGGCGCGCGCCGTGCAAGCCGGCATTCTCCAGCCAGGCCAGGACCAGGCCCTGCTGGCGTTTCTGCGCCAGCAACCACCAGCCCGGGGCAGTTTCCAGCTTGCCCATGTCGCTTTCTACTTTGGCGCCCTGCTGATCATGGGGGCGATGGGCTGGCTGCTCACCGAAGCCTGGATGACCATTGGCGACGGGGCTTTGCTGGCCGTCGCCATCCTTTATATAGTTCTTCTCACTTCTTTCGCCCTGACCCTGCAGCGGCGCAAGCAAGCCGTTGCCGCCGGTGTGCTGGCCGCCGTCGCAGTCAGCATCGTGCCATTGGTCGTGTTTGCCATCGAACGCCTGACGGGCTGGTGGCCACTGGATGATGCGCAAGCGGACTTTCACCAGTACTACACCTACGTGCAGGGCGGGTGGTTGCTGATGGAGGCCGCCACCGTGGTTGCCGGGCTGCTGATGCTGCGCCTGATTCCCTACCCCTTCGTGGTGATGCCGATTGCCGTAGCGCTGTGGTTCATGTCGATGGACCTGAGCGAATGGGTGTATGGCTCGCCCTTTTCCTGGGAACAGCGGCGCACGGTGTCACTCTGGTTCGGGCTCGGCTTGCTGCTGGTGTTCCTGGTCGTCGACGGGCGTACCCGCGAGGACTATGCCCATTGGGGCTACCTGGCCGGCCTGGCGGCGTTCTGGGGCGGGCTGACGATGATGGAGAGCGACAGTGAACTGGGCAAGGCGCTGTACTGCCTGATCAACCTGGGGTTGATGGGCATGGCGGTGCTGTTGCGCCGCCCGGTGTTCATGGTCTTCGGGGCGCTGGGGGTAGCGGCTTATCTGGGCTACCTGTCTTACGAGGTGTTTGCCGAATCACTGCTGTTCCCCGTGGTGCTGACCTTGATCGGGTTGGGGGTGATCGGTTTGGGGCTGGGGTATCAGAAGCGGCGAGAGCAGTTGAGCCAGGCGGTCAGAAGCAGCTTGCCGGAATGGTTGCTCACTGCCCTTCCGGCCCTGCGCGACTGA
- a CDS encoding OsmC family protein, with amino-acid sequence MKARIQWAGEAMFLGESGSGHVVVMDGPPEAGGRNLGVRPMEMLLLGLGGCSSFDVVSILKKSRQAVESCEAFLEAERASEDPKVFTKIHMNFVVKGRGLKEAQVKRAVELSAEKYCSASIMLERAGVEITHGYEIVELG; translated from the coding sequence ATGAAGGCACGCATCCAGTGGGCCGGTGAGGCGATGTTCCTCGGTGAATCGGGCAGCGGCCACGTAGTAGTGATGGACGGCCCCCCCGAGGCCGGTGGCCGCAACCTGGGCGTGCGCCCGATGGAAATGCTCCTGCTCGGCCTTGGTGGCTGCAGCAGTTTCGACGTGGTGAGCATCCTTAAGAAGTCGCGCCAGGCGGTGGAAAGCTGCGAAGCGTTCCTGGAAGCCGAGCGCGCCAGTGAAGACCCGAAGGTATTCACCAAGATCCACATGAACTTCGTGGTGAAAGGGCGTGGGTTGAAAGAGGCCCAGGTCAAGCGTGCGGTGGAATTGTCGGCCGAGAAATACTGCTCGGCGTCGATCATGCTCGAGCGTGCTGGTGTTGAAATCACCCATGGTTACGAGATCGTAGAGCTGGGCTGA
- the crp gene encoding cAMP-activated global transcriptional regulator CRP: MVASALPAKIKNIDKLLVHCQRRRYTAKSNIICAGDRAETLSFIIKGSVTILIEDDEGHEMIIAYLNNGDFFGELGLFEPAGSEQQRSAWVRAKTECEVAEISYDKFRELARQDPEILYALGSQMAQRLRNTTRKVGDLAFFDVTGRVARCLLDLCKQPDAMTHPDGMQIKITRQEIGRIVGCSREMVGRVLKDLEERSLVQVKGKTMVVYGTR, from the coding sequence ATGGTTGCCTCAGCCCTACCTGCCAAGATCAAGAATATCGACAAGCTGTTGGTTCACTGCCAGCGCCGCCGCTACACCGCCAAAAGCAACATCATCTGCGCCGGTGATCGTGCCGAAACGCTGTCGTTCATCATCAAGGGCTCGGTCACCATCCTGATCGAAGACGACGAAGGTCACGAGATGATCATCGCCTACCTCAACAATGGCGACTTCTTCGGCGAACTGGGGCTGTTCGAACCGGCTGGCAGCGAGCAGCAGCGGAGCGCCTGGGTGCGCGCCAAGACCGAGTGCGAAGTGGCAGAGATCAGCTACGACAAGTTCCGCGAACTGGCTCGCCAGGACCCGGAGATTCTCTACGCTCTGGGCAGCCAGATGGCCCAGCGCCTGCGCAACACCACGCGCAAGGTCGGCGACCTGGCCTTCTTCGATGTCACCGGCCGCGTGGCCCGTTGCCTGCTCGACCTGTGCAAGCAACCGGATGCCATGACCCACCCGGACGGCATGCAGATCAAGATCACCCGCCAGGAAATCGGCCGTATCGTCGGTTGCTCGCGGGAAATGGTCGGCCGCGTCCTCAAGGACCTCGAGGAACGCAGCCTGGTGCAGGTCAAGGGCAAGACCATGGTGGTCTACGGCACCCGTTAA